From one Nitrospira sp. MA-1 genomic stretch:
- the rfbD gene encoding dTDP-4-dehydrorhamnose reductase, with protein sequence MRQSRILITGAQGQLGQALQRQYADHEVTAWDLQDLDITEFEEVKKALDQLRPHIVINAAAFTQVDEAEVKQDAAFRGNALGPRNLAVVTNDLGMTLIHFSTDYVFDGQQNRPYHEFDRTNPLGVYGQSKLAGESAVRTANPRHFIVRTAWLYHTVGKNFPSTICRMAGREVVKVVSDQYGSPTFAPHLAQAVFQLGETDAFGTYHMAGAGGASWYELTQALYQALDIQTSVVPIATAQFPRPARRPPYAVLTSLQNPLIELPSWEEGVRDFASQWKG encoded by the coding sequence ATGAGGCAGAGTCGAATTTTAATCACAGGGGCCCAGGGGCAATTAGGGCAGGCACTACAACGGCAATATGCCGACCATGAGGTCACAGCCTGGGATCTTCAGGATCTGGATATCACGGAATTTGAGGAAGTTAAGAAAGCCCTTGATCAACTACGACCACACATCGTGATTAATGCGGCTGCTTTTACGCAGGTGGATGAGGCAGAAGTGAAACAGGATGCTGCATTCCGTGGCAATGCCCTGGGCCCGAGAAATCTTGCCGTGGTGACGAATGACTTGGGAATGACTCTTATCCATTTTTCCACCGATTATGTGTTTGATGGTCAGCAGAATCGGCCGTATCATGAATTCGATCGTACGAATCCGTTAGGCGTCTATGGGCAGAGTAAATTAGCCGGTGAATCGGCGGTTCGGACAGCGAACCCACGGCATTTTATTGTCCGGACGGCCTGGCTTTATCACACTGTGGGGAAGAACTTTCCCAGTACGATTTGTCGAATGGCGGGACGAGAGGTTGTCAAAGTCGTCAGCGACCAGTATGGGTCACCGACCTTTGCCCCCCATCTTGCCCAGGCAGTATTCCAGTTGGGTGAGACCGATGCCTTTGGGACCTATCACATGGCCGGTGCAGGCGGAGCCAGTTGGTACGAATTAACCCAAGCGCTTTATCAGGCGTTGGATATTCAAACCTCGGTTGTGCCTATAGCCACCGCGCAATTTCCTCGACCTGCTCGAAGACCACCCTATGCCGTGCTGACCTCTCTGCAGAACCCCTTGATTGAATTGCCATCCTGGGAAGAGGGCGTTCGTGATTTTGCCAGTCAGTGGAAAGGCTAG
- the rfbB gene encoding dTDP-glucose 4,6-dehydratase: METMIVTGGAGFIGANFVRMALRKTEARIVVVDKLTYAGHRESLEGLWDHPRLDFVQADIADAGEMTRVMDSFSPRWLLNFAAESHVDRSIDDPYPFIHTNVTGTLVLLNVVRRFLKHRTPEHQREFRFLHVSTDEVYGTLGPTGLFSEETPYAPNSPYAASKASADHLVRAFYHTYALPTLMTNCSNNYGPFQFPEKLIPLMVLNALEGKPLPIYGDGQNIRDWLFVEDHCEGLLLVLQQGIPGEKYNLGGRSERSNLDVVDALCRILEDVVPSGLNSSLSQRGIIRYADLKVFVTDRPGHDFRYGIDTTKVQTQLGWSPRHSFESGLQRTIEWYAANRQWCQSVTANSYQRERLGLASVPST, encoded by the coding sequence ATGGAGACCATGATTGTGACCGGAGGCGCCGGGTTTATTGGCGCCAATTTTGTTCGGATGGCTCTACGCAAGACCGAGGCACGGATTGTTGTCGTGGATAAATTGACGTATGCGGGTCATCGAGAAAGCCTTGAAGGATTATGGGACCATCCCCGTCTAGATTTTGTCCAGGCAGATATTGCCGATGCGGGAGAAATGACCAGGGTCATGGATTCATTCTCTCCCAGGTGGTTGTTGAATTTTGCCGCTGAATCGCATGTAGACCGGTCCATTGACGACCCGTATCCCTTTATCCATACCAATGTCACGGGAACGCTGGTGTTGTTAAACGTGGTCCGGCGTTTCCTGAAGCATCGCACTCCCGAGCACCAACGGGAATTTCGGTTCCTGCATGTTTCGACTGATGAAGTGTATGGAACGTTAGGCCCAACAGGGTTGTTCTCCGAAGAGACGCCCTATGCCCCCAATTCCCCCTATGCGGCCTCGAAAGCCAGTGCCGATCATTTAGTGCGCGCATTTTATCACACCTATGCTCTTCCGACGTTGATGACCAATTGCTCGAATAATTATGGGCCTTTTCAATTTCCCGAAAAGCTCATTCCTCTCATGGTCTTAAATGCCTTGGAAGGGAAGCCTCTTCCGATTTATGGGGACGGTCAGAATATACGGGACTGGTTGTTTGTTGAAGACCATTGTGAAGGCTTACTCCTGGTCCTTCAGCAAGGCATACCTGGAGAAAAATATAATCTTGGCGGGCGTTCGGAACGATCAAATCTTGACGTCGTCGACGCCCTATGCCGGATCTTGGAAGATGTCGTACCCAGCGGTTTGAATTCCTCCCTGTCTCAACGTGGCATTATACGATACGCAGACCTGAAAGTATTTGTGACTGACCGTCCCGGTCATGATTTTCGTTATGGAATTGATACCACCAAAGTTCAAACGCAATTGGGTTGGAGCCCCCGCCACTCTTTCGAGTCCGGGCTGCAGCGGACCATTGAATGGTACGCTGCCAATCGACAATGGTGTCAGTCTGTGACCGCGAACTCCTATCAACGCGAACGACTTGGATTAGCCTCGGTTCCATCGACATAG
- the thiD gene encoding bifunctional hydroxymethylpyrimidine kinase/phosphomethylpyrimidine kinase — protein MKKAVLTIAGSDSSGGAGIQADLKAMSANGVFGMSVLTSITAQNTCGVSAVFHLPSSIIESQLDALFSDIPITIAKTGMLATSDIITTVSRNLAKQHLEHLVVDPVMVAKGGYPLLEQDAMATLKTALLPQASLLTPNIAEAELLSGLSIKTLANAREAAKVIHQFGCKHVLIKGGHLLEQPGTDLLYDGRFFRMFKGEFLQTKTTHGTGCTLASAIAANLTKGKTIPDAIEAAKHYTTEAIRHGLALGQGNGPTDHFYFLQS, from the coding sequence ATGAAAAAAGCTGTTCTCACCATCGCCGGATCTGATTCCAGTGGAGGAGCCGGAATCCAAGCCGACCTCAAAGCCATGTCCGCCAATGGAGTGTTCGGCATGTCGGTGCTGACATCCATAACCGCACAAAACACGTGCGGCGTCTCTGCCGTTTTCCATCTGCCTTCTTCGATTATTGAGTCTCAACTGGATGCACTCTTCTCCGACATTCCGATCACGATCGCTAAAACCGGCATGCTGGCGACCTCCGATATCATCACCACAGTCAGTCGGAATCTGGCCAAGCAACATCTTGAACACCTGGTTGTCGACCCGGTTATGGTTGCAAAAGGAGGATACCCACTGCTGGAACAGGATGCGATGGCAACACTGAAAACGGCATTGCTTCCTCAGGCCTCTCTTCTCACCCCAAATATTGCCGAAGCCGAATTGTTATCCGGCCTCTCCATTAAAACCCTGGCCAATGCCAGAGAGGCGGCAAAAGTAATCCATCAATTCGGCTGCAAGCATGTTTTAATCAAGGGCGGGCACCTGCTGGAACAGCCGGGGACCGATTTACTCTATGACGGCCGGTTTTTTCGCATGTTTAAGGGTGAATTCCTTCAGACGAAAACGACCCATGGAACCGGCTGCACCCTGGCCTCTGCCATTGCTGCCAACCTCACCAAGGGGAAAACCATTCCCGACGCAATTGAGGCTGCCAAACACTATACCACCGAGGCCATTCGTCACGGTCTAGCCCTTGGCCAGGGGAATGGCCCTACCGACCACTTCTACTTTCTTCAATCATAG
- a CDS encoding undecaprenyl-diphosphate phosphatase, with product MGYIEAVVLAVIQGLTEFLPVSSSGHLVLAQHWFGHFSETNLLYDIMLHLATVTAILVYFRHDLLTLGLGYVGRTTMQGSLFQGYERRTIHYVLLASVPTGIIGLGIRSIGLETLVRPSVVGIMLLTTGVILWLGRGRNSVRGIQDMSIRDAVVIGIVQGVAVFPGISRSGSTIASGVLLGLDRELSARFSLLISIPAIVGATILEIGKGIDQMHEPIGVYVVGMVVAALVGYGSISLIIKLVRQDHFHLFSYYLWPLGISILLWDTLK from the coding sequence ATGGGCTACATCGAAGCGGTGGTGCTTGCGGTCATACAAGGACTCACAGAATTCCTCCCGGTATCCTCTTCGGGACATTTGGTTCTGGCTCAACATTGGTTTGGTCATTTCAGTGAGACCAATTTGTTGTATGACATTATGTTGCATCTCGCGACGGTGACCGCGATCCTTGTGTATTTTCGGCATGATCTCCTCACATTGGGTTTGGGATATGTTGGAAGGACCACAATGCAAGGCAGCCTGTTTCAAGGATATGAGCGGCGGACAATCCATTATGTCCTGCTTGCATCCGTTCCCACCGGGATCATTGGATTGGGTATTCGATCAATCGGTCTTGAAACATTAGTCCGGCCCTCCGTCGTGGGCATTATGTTGCTAACTACCGGAGTGATTCTCTGGTTAGGGCGAGGGAGAAACAGTGTCCGGGGGATCCAGGACATGAGCATTCGGGATGCCGTGGTGATCGGTATTGTGCAAGGTGTGGCAGTCTTTCCCGGAATTTCCCGGTCCGGATCAACCATTGCCAGTGGAGTGTTGTTGGGTTTGGATCGGGAATTATCGGCCCGGTTTTCTCTCCTGATTTCTATACCAGCTATCGTGGGAGCGACGATTTTGGAAATTGGGAAGGGAATAGATCAGATGCATGAACCGATAGGGGTTTATGTGGTCGGAATGGTGGTCGCGGCGTTGGTGGGCTATGGATCAATTTCATTGATTATTAAGCTCGTCAGACAGGATCACTTTCATTTATTTTCCTATTATCTGTGGCCACTCGGAATCAGTATTCTCCTTTGGGATACGTTGAAATAA
- the rfbA gene encoding glucose-1-phosphate thymidylyltransferase RfbA: protein MKGIILAGGSGTRLYPLTHAVSKQLMPVFDKPMVYYPLSTLMLAGVREILVITTPHEQEGFVRLLGDGSHLGLAIRYQVQPRPEGIAQAFVIGREFIGRDRVALILGDNIFYGHGLSRYLQEAASQASGAQVFAYQVRDPERYGVVTFNDHGQATSLEEKPLHPKSPYAVTGLYFYDNRVVAIADSLKPSARGELEITDVNRTYLEAGLLHVRVLGRGIAWLDTGTHESLMQAAHYIQVLQERQGLMVSCPEEIAYKMGYIQSDDVSRLATKMKDNGYGQYLLHLVNQGQE from the coding sequence ATGAAGGGAATTATCCTAGCGGGTGGATCGGGAACTCGGCTTTATCCCTTAACCCACGCCGTGAGCAAACAGCTCATGCCGGTTTTTGATAAACCGATGGTCTATTATCCGTTGTCGACCCTCATGCTTGCTGGAGTCCGCGAGATTCTGGTGATCACGACTCCGCATGAGCAGGAAGGGTTCGTCCGGTTGTTAGGTGATGGCAGTCATCTCGGGTTAGCAATCCGCTACCAGGTTCAACCCCGACCGGAGGGAATTGCGCAAGCCTTTGTAATTGGGCGGGAGTTTATCGGGCGGGATCGGGTGGCGCTCATTCTGGGTGATAATATTTTTTATGGGCATGGGCTGTCTCGCTATCTTCAGGAAGCGGCCTCTCAGGCCTCAGGTGCGCAAGTTTTTGCCTATCAGGTTCGGGACCCTGAACGATACGGTGTGGTGACCTTTAACGATCACGGACAAGCCACTAGCCTGGAGGAAAAACCCCTACATCCCAAATCACCCTATGCGGTAACCGGGTTATATTTTTATGACAATCGGGTTGTGGCCATAGCCGATTCTCTCAAGCCTTCGGCGAGAGGAGAGTTAGAAATCACCGATGTGAATAGAACCTATTTAGAGGCAGGATTGCTGCATGTGCGGGTGTTGGGGCGTGGGATTGCCTGGTTGGATACGGGGACTCACGAATCGCTCATGCAAGCGGCCCATTATATTCAAGTTTTGCAAGAGCGACAGGGTCTGATGGTTTCCTGTCCGGAAGAAATCGCCTACAAAATGGGTTACATTCAATCCGATGACGTGTCCCGCTTAGCCACGAAAATGAAAGACAACGGGTATGGGCAATACTTGCTGCATTTAGTGAATCAGGGGCAGGAGTAA
- a CDS encoding gamma carbonic anhydrase family protein, translating to MLKTYRGIAPTIAPSAFIEDTAIVIGDVAIGSESSVWFNAVIRGDVHSIRIGHRTNIQDLCLLHVTHDTHPLTLGDDITVGHHVVLHGCTIHDRVLIGMGTIIMDGVVIEEDCVIGAGALITGNIHIPSRSLVMGSPAKVKRLLTDAEVQWIKESAGNYIRYAQQYVEEQNG from the coding sequence ATGTTAAAAACTTATCGAGGCATTGCCCCAACCATCGCTCCCAGCGCGTTTATCGAAGACACGGCCATCGTCATCGGCGATGTGGCCATCGGATCGGAATCGAGCGTCTGGTTCAATGCCGTTATACGCGGAGACGTACATAGTATCCGCATTGGCCATCGGACCAATATTCAAGACCTCTGTCTGTTGCACGTCACACATGATACGCACCCCCTCACTCTTGGCGATGACATCACCGTCGGTCATCATGTGGTGCTCCATGGATGCACGATTCATGATCGGGTATTAATCGGGATGGGGACCATCATCATGGATGGCGTCGTGATCGAAGAAGACTGTGTCATTGGCGCTGGAGCCTTAATAACGGGAAATATCCACATCCCCTCGAGGAGCCTGGTCATGGGGTCTCCGGCCAAAGTGAAACGCCTGTTGACGGATGCCGAAGTCCAGTGGATCAAAGAATCCGCCGGGAACTACATTCGATACGCACAACAATATGTCGAAGAACAGAATGGGTAA
- the rfbC gene encoding dTDP-4-dehydrorhamnose 3,5-epimerase, translated as MKFLPTSLTEVLIVEPDVYRDPRGWFLETYHLQKYQEAGIPLPFVQDNCSSSVRGTLRGLHLQRTRPQGKLIRVIRGEIFDVAVDIRKGSPTFASWVGVNLTAEDFKQIYIPPGFAHGFCVLSEVAEVEYKCTDVYAPGGEVTIRWDDPRIGIQWPIDRPLLSTKDAAGQLLDDLCDHLPVYQP; from the coding sequence ATGAAATTTCTCCCAACCAGCCTGACGGAGGTTCTGATTGTTGAGCCTGATGTGTATCGGGATCCCCGTGGATGGTTTTTAGAAACGTATCATCTTCAAAAGTATCAGGAGGCAGGAATCCCGCTTCCTTTTGTGCAGGATAACTGTTCATCGTCGGTCCGCGGGACGCTTCGGGGTCTTCACCTTCAAAGGACCCGCCCACAAGGGAAGCTTATTCGGGTGATCCGAGGGGAAATTTTTGATGTCGCGGTCGATATTCGAAAGGGGTCGCCGACTTTTGCCTCATGGGTGGGAGTGAACTTAACGGCAGAGGATTTCAAACAAATTTATATTCCTCCGGGTTTTGCCCATGGATTTTGTGTCCTCAGCGAGGTGGCGGAAGTGGAGTACAAATGTACCGATGTCTATGCGCCTGGCGGTGAGGTGACCATTCGATGGGATGACCCACGTATTGGCATTCAATGGCCGATCGATCGGCCACTGCTCTCCACAAAGGATGCTGCTGGGCAGTTACTTGACGACCTGTGCGATCACCTTCCGGTTTATCAACCATGA
- a CDS encoding type II CAAX endopeptidase family protein yields the protein MESEQSVDLTSDTRPDLREEFRFSLLLTVLCLLVCGAGMGLLFWAVTLSDDVRLASPESRDLERIASRMLGFESRLPELSLLEQVMYRLGGQDGETQEQIQRWYEERVNERSRPLDGLYLGMIYGEAGLTNQLSRIVENWESERNLYALFREFLEVGYGQSETSSPDYPFLQARLAEEVPTNWFYFHLARRIAVQAGDRNLQANLQLQEYQLTDPPLWKWRALLVGEVVVIGIGVVLLLRLGIARLRGRASPIQTGFIKRGIPWTFREGIAVLARGGALTILLMGLVAVIPDGIGIIEDFGIALLYLPPVVLTAILLCRTRKQSLLQVVGCSNVWQRLKDCLPLVVMLVTFGLVGDWLIVLGGDAFQSSVHWTEWFVPQLIWGTRMELIKTTVDFVLLAPFFEELIFRGILYTTLRTKFSFPLSMVASGLIFALAHGYGLIAFLTVFWSGLLWAWAYERTGSVIPGMAAHAVNNGVVVYSLVSFFR from the coding sequence ATGGAATCAGAGCAATCAGTTGATCTCACATCCGATACCCGTCCGGATCTTCGGGAAGAATTTCGATTTTCCCTATTGCTGACCGTACTGTGTTTGTTGGTGTGTGGGGCGGGTATGGGATTGTTGTTTTGGGCGGTGACGCTTTCTGATGATGTACGCCTGGCTTCACCTGAAAGCAGGGATCTTGAGCGTATCGCCAGCCGAATGCTGGGTTTTGAATCTCGTTTGCCTGAACTCTCCTTGTTGGAACAAGTGATGTATCGTTTGGGGGGACAGGACGGGGAGACCCAGGAGCAAATCCAACGGTGGTATGAAGAAAGAGTTAATGAACGATCCAGGCCATTAGATGGATTGTATCTGGGAATGATCTATGGAGAAGCGGGTTTAACGAATCAACTCAGCCGAATTGTGGAGAATTGGGAGAGTGAGAGAAATCTTTATGCTCTTTTTCGTGAGTTTTTGGAAGTGGGATATGGCCAGAGCGAAACGTCGTCTCCAGATTATCCCTTCTTGCAAGCAAGGTTAGCTGAAGAGGTCCCCACAAATTGGTTTTACTTTCATCTTGCACGACGAATAGCTGTTCAGGCCGGCGATCGAAATTTACAGGCAAATCTTCAATTGCAAGAGTATCAGTTGACCGACCCTCCGTTATGGAAATGGCGTGCGCTATTGGTGGGTGAGGTTGTGGTGATCGGGATTGGGGTGGTCCTGCTTCTCCGTCTTGGTATTGCTCGCCTGAGAGGCAGGGCGTCACCGATCCAAACCGGCTTCATCAAAAGGGGCATACCTTGGACATTCCGGGAAGGAATCGCCGTTTTAGCCCGTGGAGGGGCCTTGACGATTTTGTTGATGGGGCTGGTGGCGGTCATACCTGATGGCATAGGAATTATTGAGGATTTCGGGATTGCTTTACTGTATCTTCCTCCCGTCGTCCTGACCGCTATTCTGTTGTGTCGAACCAGGAAACAATCGTTGCTACAGGTGGTGGGCTGTTCGAATGTGTGGCAACGATTGAAAGACTGTCTGCCATTGGTCGTGATGTTGGTGACGTTTGGCCTTGTTGGGGACTGGCTGATTGTGCTCGGGGGGGATGCGTTTCAATCTTCCGTTCATTGGACCGAATGGTTTGTCCCACAGCTGATTTGGGGAACGCGGATGGAACTCATCAAAACCACTGTTGACTTCGTTCTTCTGGCGCCCTTTTTCGAAGAACTTATTTTCCGCGGAATTCTCTATACGACACTTCGAACCAAATTTAGTTTTCCCCTCTCCATGGTCGCAAGTGGGTTGATCTTCGCCTTGGCCCATGGCTATGGGCTGATCGCGTTTCTGACGGTTTTCTGGAGTGGGTTGTTGTGGGCATGGGCCTACGAACGAACCGGGAGTGTGATTCCCGGTATGGCGGCGCATGCCGTCAATAACGGAGTGGTGGTGTATTCTCTTGTCTCATTTTTCCGCTAA
- a CDS encoding NAD-dependent malic enzyme produces the protein MWNFFKRQQNGQSSSQDIGPYSNYRMAVRLELTQRTGVFAQLATAIAEEGASLGAYDMVSATRTKVIRDITLDVQSEEHGERVMKRLNSLADVRVIASSDRIFLMHLGGKIRVESKFPVKTRNTLSMVYTPGVGRVVKAIAADEKKAYSFTTKNNSIAVVTDGSAILGLGNLGPLAALPVMEGKAMLFHQFAGIDAWPLCLNTQDSEEIIRTVLAVSPSFGGINLEDISAPRCFDIERRLQAELDIPVMHDDQHGTAVVILGALLNALKVTRRTIDEITVVVVGLGAAGTACCELLLGAGVTRLKGCDKQGLVLDRPVEDLLPHRHTLRSLIQYDQPTGTVQDALKDAHVVIGLSTANILKPEDLALMAKDPIVFALANPDPEILPEAAIPHCRVYASGRSDYPNQCNNLLSFPGIFRGALDVQAKTINEPMLIAAAHALSKMIPDSALSEEYIIPSVFDKQVVPKVAKAVSQAAIDSGMARRTKKDMEEDM, from the coding sequence GTGTGGAATTTTTTTAAACGGCAGCAAAATGGTCAGAGCTCCTCTCAAGACATCGGCCCCTATTCCAATTACCGCATGGCCGTGCGATTAGAATTGACTCAACGGACCGGCGTATTCGCACAACTCGCCACGGCCATCGCGGAAGAAGGCGCCAGTTTGGGCGCGTACGATATGGTCTCGGCCACTCGCACCAAAGTAATTCGGGATATTACCCTGGATGTCCAGAGTGAAGAACATGGCGAACGAGTCATGAAACGGCTAAATTCGTTGGCCGATGTCCGGGTCATCGCCTCTTCCGATCGGATTTTCCTCATGCATTTAGGTGGAAAAATCCGGGTGGAGAGCAAGTTCCCCGTGAAAACCAGAAATACCCTGTCCATGGTCTATACGCCTGGAGTCGGGCGCGTCGTCAAAGCGATTGCCGCGGATGAGAAAAAAGCCTATTCCTTTACGACGAAAAATAACAGTATTGCTGTCGTGACCGACGGGTCGGCCATTCTGGGATTAGGAAATCTCGGCCCTCTCGCAGCCTTGCCGGTTATGGAAGGCAAGGCGATGCTGTTTCATCAATTTGCCGGAATCGATGCCTGGCCTCTCTGTCTCAATACCCAGGATTCGGAAGAGATTATCCGTACGGTGCTAGCCGTTTCTCCCTCATTCGGAGGCATTAATCTGGAAGACATCAGTGCTCCCCGATGCTTTGACATTGAGCGCCGACTGCAAGCCGAGCTGGATATTCCGGTGATGCATGATGATCAACATGGAACGGCTGTGGTCATTTTGGGGGCACTGCTTAATGCCTTAAAAGTCACACGTCGAACCATCGATGAAATTACCGTCGTGGTCGTCGGATTGGGGGCCGCAGGCACAGCCTGTTGTGAATTACTTTTAGGAGCCGGAGTTACCAGACTTAAGGGATGTGACAAGCAGGGTCTGGTGTTGGATCGACCAGTGGAAGACCTTCTGCCGCATCGCCATACTCTTCGCAGCCTCATTCAGTATGATCAGCCGACGGGAACCGTTCAGGACGCACTGAAAGACGCCCACGTGGTGATTGGTCTTTCCACGGCCAACATTTTAAAACCCGAAGATTTAGCCTTAATGGCCAAGGATCCCATTGTGTTTGCTTTAGCCAATCCTGACCCCGAAATCCTACCCGAGGCAGCCATTCCCCATTGTCGCGTGTATGCAAGCGGGCGATCGGATTATCCCAATCAATGTAACAACCTCCTGTCGTTCCCCGGCATCTTTCGTGGAGCCCTTGATGTGCAAGCTAAAACGATCAATGAACCCATGCTCATTGCTGCCGCTCATGCCCTCTCAAAGATGATTCCTGACTCTGCACTCAGTGAGGAATATATTATCCCCAGCGTGTTCGACAAACAGGTCGTGCCCAAAGTCGCCAAGGCCGTCTCTCAGGCAGCAATTGATTCCGGAATGGCCCGTCGGACAAAAAAGGACATGGAAGAGGACATGTAA
- a CDS encoding alpha/beta hydrolase: protein METASPTESGDGGTETPVNVTGPSGIVTTGIFAQPAAPTNRAVILCHGFPSDKNSRTNRRLTELLIPQSIATLRFDWYGMGDSPEPLTTFSIKKCEDQLDAAVHFLTERSMKALGLIGSSFGGFMTILSASRYPQLQALGLKCPVVDFSEVLRLELGADAMNQWKITDHIPNVFGGDLPTRLPYAFFEECLTYNGYHSASCIQAPTVIVHGDQDEIIPAHQIDRLLTSLNVSKDFRLIPGANHQFGRPEDFRLMTNHLAKWMIAYLPPS from the coding sequence GTGGAGACCGCATCGCCCACAGAAAGCGGGGACGGGGGGACTGAAACCCCTGTCAACGTTACCGGTCCATCCGGCATTGTGACGACAGGGATTTTCGCTCAGCCTGCTGCTCCCACGAATCGAGCGGTAATCCTTTGTCATGGCTTTCCCTCCGATAAGAACAGTCGAACCAATCGGCGACTGACGGAACTTCTCATTCCTCAATCCATCGCAACTCTTCGTTTTGATTGGTATGGCATGGGTGACTCACCGGAACCATTGACAACCTTCAGCATCAAAAAATGTGAGGATCAACTGGATGCCGCCGTTCACTTTCTCACCGAACGATCCATGAAGGCTCTCGGACTGATTGGATCCAGTTTTGGTGGATTCATGACCATTCTTTCAGCTTCCCGGTATCCCCAACTACAGGCCCTTGGCCTGAAATGCCCGGTGGTTGATTTTTCTGAAGTGCTTCGCCTGGAATTGGGGGCGGACGCCATGAACCAATGGAAAATCACCGATCATATACCCAACGTCTTTGGGGGCGACCTTCCAACACGGTTGCCGTATGCATTTTTCGAGGAATGCCTCACCTACAACGGCTACCACTCTGCTTCGTGTATTCAAGCCCCCACAGTGATTGTGCATGGTGATCAAGACGAAATCATTCCCGCTCATCAGATTGATCGCTTACTGACTTCTCTCAACGTGTCAAAGGATTTTCGGCTCATTCCCGGTGCGAACCACCAATTTGGAAGACCTGAAGATTTTCGTCTGATGACCAACCATCTGGCCAAGTGGATGATCGCTTATTTGCCTCCCTCATGA